One part of the Brachyspira sp. SAP_772 genome encodes these proteins:
- a CDS encoding metal ABC transporter permease, which translates to MEIFQYEFMRRAFLVGVLLAIIIPSIGVVVVLKRLSMIGDAISHTSLAGVTFGLVFNINPILASMIFCVLSALSIEFIRKKIARYGEMSIAIIMSFAIGLAGLLSGFVSNNANFNSFLFGSIVAISDFELKLVVIISIISILIFIFLYKEIFYITFNERLAKLSGVPVNRINFIFTILTAIVVSISARAVGALIVSSMMVVPVACSMQVANSYKKTIIYAVLFNLVFTVLGIFLSYYEGLKPGSTIVLISVISFVLIAIIKFFLNRK; encoded by the coding sequence ATGGAAATATTTCAATATGAGTTTATGCGTAGGGCTTTTTTGGTGGGGGTGCTTTTAGCCATTATAATACCTTCTATTGGGGTTGTAGTTGTATTAAAAAGGCTTTCTATGATAGGAGATGCTATATCTCATACTTCTCTTGCGGGGGTGACTTTTGGTCTTGTGTTTAATATTAATCCAATACTTGCTTCTATGATATTTTGTGTTTTATCTGCTTTATCTATAGAGTTTATAAGAAAAAAAATTGCAAGATATGGAGAGATGTCTATAGCGATAATCATGTCTTTTGCAATTGGACTTGCGGGATTATTATCTGGGTTTGTTTCTAACAATGCTAATTTTAATAGTTTTTTGTTTGGAAGCATTGTAGCTATTAGTGATTTTGAATTAAAGCTAGTTGTAATTATAAGTATTATTTCTATATTGATATTTATATTCTTATACAAAGAAATATTTTATATAACATTCAATGAAAGGCTTGCAAAACTCTCTGGGGTGCCTGTAAACAGGATAAACTTTATTTTTACAATACTTACAGCAATAGTAGTTTCTATATCTGCAAGGGCGGTTGGGGCTTTGATTGTTTCGTCTATGATGGTGGTTCCTGTTGCTTGTTCTATGCAGGTGGCTAATAGCTATAAAAAAACTATTATTTATGCTGTATTATTTAATTTAGTTTTTACTGTTTTAGGAATATTTCTTTCATATTATGAGGGATTAAAACCGGGCTCTACTATAGTTTTAATAAGCGTAATAAGTTTTGTATTAATTGCAATAATAAAATTTTTCTTAAACAGAAAATAA
- a CDS encoding type II toxin-antitoxin system RelE/ParE family toxin has protein sequence MRKLNIKKYLSLGNIVCMIDDDVLSFIENSIRKETIESKINYLINSFSNKIIMSSKLYKKIEDGIWEIRHHDIRIFCYKENNNWFLYHAMIKKSDKIGDEIYIVRKKYNELKMIIN, from the coding sequence ATGAGAAAATTAAATATAAAAAAATATTTATCTTTAGGCAATATAGTATGCATGATAGATGATGATGTTCTATCATTTATTGAAAATAGTATTAGAAAAGAAACTATAGAATCTAAAATAAACTATTTAATTAATTCTTTTTCTAATAAAATCATTATGTCATCTAAACTGTATAAAAAAATTGAAGATGGTATATGGGAAATAAGACATCATGATATAAGAATATTTTGTTATAAAGAAAATAATAATTGGTTTTTATATCATGCTATGATAAAGAAATCAGATAAAATAGGTGATGAAATATATATTGTTAGAAAAAAATATAATGAATTAAAAATGATTATAAATTAA
- the lepA gene encoding translation elongation factor 4 → MSYAEKIRNFCIIAHVDHGKSTLADRIIEHTKAVSSREMKAQILDSMDIERERGITIKSQAVKLSYQAKDGEVYTLNLIDTPGHVDFNYEVSRSLAACEGAILVVDAAQGVEAQTISNFYLAFENNLEIVPVINKIDLPAANIELCKEQMEKEFGVNKDDIVLASAKNDIGIDEILEAVVKMIPAPKDNTDKKTRALIFDSYYDPFRGAVMIVRIFDGSIKKNDKLLLMETKAEYEVEECGTLLLGLKSANELKSGEVGYIIAGIKNISDIKIGDTITLEENPSDEPLIGYKEVLPMVFAGIFPAEDEDYTNLQKALEKLKLNDASLVYEPERSIALGFGYRCGFLGLLHLEIVQERLEREFNLNLVITSPSVEVKLKLTNGEEKLIDNPADFPSAQYIEKCYEPFINALIIVPTDYLGNIISLCIDRRGTQTSLTYLDDKRAEIKFDLPLIEVVYDFYDKLKSISRGYASFDYDFSDFRESQIEKIDILVHGEVVDALSFMSHRSNAESRGRQIIEKLKHLIPKHMFQIPLQAAIAGRIIARENISALRKNVTAKCYGGDITRKRKLLEKQKEGKKRMKAIGNVEIPQDAFISVLKTDDNNR, encoded by the coding sequence ATGTCATACGCAGAGAAAATTAGAAATTTTTGTATTATAGCACATGTTGACCATGGAAAAAGCACATTAGCCGATAGAATCATAGAACATACCAAAGCTGTATCAAGCAGAGAGATGAAAGCACAAATTTTGGACTCTATGGATATAGAAAGAGAGAGAGGAATAACAATAAAGAGCCAAGCTGTAAAACTTTCTTATCAGGCTAAGGACGGAGAAGTATATACTCTTAATTTGATTGACACACCGGGGCACGTTGACTTTAACTATGAGGTTTCTCGTTCGCTTGCTGCTTGTGAGGGAGCTATACTTGTAGTGGATGCTGCTCAGGGAGTTGAGGCTCAAACTATTTCTAATTTTTATCTTGCTTTTGAAAATAATTTGGAGATTGTACCTGTTATCAATAAAATAGATTTACCTGCTGCCAATATTGAACTTTGTAAAGAGCAAATGGAAAAAGAGTTTGGAGTTAATAAAGATGATATTGTTTTAGCGAGTGCAAAAAATGATATAGGAATAGATGAGATACTTGAAGCAGTAGTTAAGATGATACCAGCTCCAAAAGACAATACTGATAAAAAGACAAGGGCTTTGATATTTGATTCTTATTATGACCCTTTTCGCGGTGCTGTTATGATAGTGAGAATATTTGACGGCTCTATAAAGAAAAATGATAAATTACTTTTGATGGAGACTAAAGCAGAGTATGAAGTTGAAGAGTGCGGTACACTTTTATTAGGGCTTAAATCTGCTAATGAACTTAAAAGCGGTGAAGTAGGATATATTATTGCGGGCATTAAAAATATATCAGACATAAAAATAGGGGACACTATCACTCTCGAAGAAAACCCTTCTGATGAACCTTTGATAGGATATAAAGAAGTTTTACCTATGGTATTTGCGGGCATTTTCCCTGCAGAAGATGAAGATTACACAAACCTACAAAAGGCATTAGAAAAATTAAAACTTAATGATGCTTCTTTGGTTTATGAGCCTGAGCGTTCTATTGCTTTAGGGTTTGGATACAGATGCGGTTTCTTAGGGCTCTTACATTTAGAGATTGTTCAAGAACGTCTTGAGAGAGAGTTTAATCTTAACCTTGTAATAACTAGTCCTTCTGTAGAAGTGAAATTAAAACTTACAAACGGAGAAGAGAAACTCATTGATAACCCTGCAGATTTTCCTTCTGCACAGTATATAGAAAAATGTTATGAGCCTTTTATTAATGCTCTTATAATAGTACCTACTGATTATTTAGGAAATATTATATCTCTTTGTATAGACAGAAGAGGCACTCAAACTTCTCTCACATATTTAGATGATAAAAGAGCAGAAATAAAATTTGACTTACCTTTAATAGAAGTAGTATATGATTTTTATGACAAATTAAAATCAATATCAAGAGGATACGCTTCTTTCGATTATGATTTTTCAGATTTTAGAGAAAGCCAAATAGAAAAAATAGATATACTTGTTCATGGAGAAGTAGTTGATGCATTATCATTTATGTCTCATAGAAGCAATGCAGAAAGCAGAGGAAGACAGATTATAGAAAAGTTAAAACATCTCATACCAAAGCATATGTTTCAGATTCCTCTACAAGCGGCAATTGCAGGACGCATAATAGCAAGAGAAAATATAAGTGCATTAAGAAAAAATGTTACAGCTAAATGTTATGGTGGAGATATCACAAGAAAAAGAAAATTATTAGAGAAACAGAAAGAAGGTAAAAAGAGAATGAAAGCTATTGGAAACGTAGAAATTCCGCAGGATGCATTTATTAGCGTACTTAAAACTGATGATAATAATAGATAA
- a CDS encoding B3/4 domain-containing protein, protein MKFKIEEKVFNTLDNLCIAFVVAKNIDNKENDKYVMDLLDNNLSEAQKELENIKIKEYSEILCYRNAFEKLSINPNKFLSSIEAILTRVSKGKGFPHINKIVDLVNALSIKYRLPMGSHDIDSMNDDFYVRYSVKGDKFLPFGETEIELLEDNELVYTCGNDIRTRRWIWRQSEYGKIVETTTNIIFPIDGFVGVNDKKVIEARDELETILKDLFNCTTIKGFLSKENNESEEF, encoded by the coding sequence ATGAAATTCAAAATAGAAGAGAAAGTATTTAACACTTTAGACAATTTATGCATAGCATTTGTTGTTGCTAAAAATATAGACAATAAAGAAAATGATAAATATGTTATGGATTTACTTGATAACAACTTATCAGAGGCTCAAAAAGAATTAGAAAATATAAAGATAAAAGAATATAGTGAAATATTATGTTATAGAAATGCTTTTGAAAAATTATCTATTAACCCTAATAAGTTTTTATCATCTATAGAAGCTATACTTACAAGGGTTTCAAAAGGTAAGGGTTTTCCTCATATAAACAAAATAGTAGATTTAGTTAATGCTTTATCTATAAAATACAGACTTCCTATGGGTTCGCATGATATTGATTCTATGAATGATGATTTTTATGTAAGATATTCTGTTAAGGGTGATAAGTTTTTACCTTTTGGTGAGACTGAAATAGAATTATTAGAAGACAATGAACTTGTATATACTTGTGGAAATGATATAAGAACAAGAAGATGGATATGGAGACAAAGCGAGTATGGAAAGATTGTAGAGACTACAACTAATATTATTTTTCCAATAGATGGTTTTGTTGGAGTTAATGATAAAAAAGTAATAGAGGCAAGAGATGAACTTGAAACAATTTTAAAAGACTTATTTAATTGCACTACTATAAAAGGTTTTTTAAGCAAAGAAAACAATGAATCTGAAGAGTTTTAA
- a CDS encoding DUF6348 family protein produces the protein MDKELKSRLKRLRSEEKYNDIIELILSLPDEKVDDFVLNMLYLALEIQLSNMHNEARHHDIVKFILAIPKKYLNDDVKGILAVAYNNTGKFDSAIEVLNSLSEETRNHHTWFYKISYAYLGKCDRDNSTKYIERAIYTLEMNKDNISEDEYNHYNEIYNRLKKEITKDALHYEANSVNADDTDAVIKDIASILPDDIEHEIIEGSIVIKKWNILINANIDNLTDESAVINYYISSPNWDRNIFECCASTGKDTNAAIGISNGSFVFGIMTGIKAMNEGNLLDEAETEFAGKKHKWKVYTSNLVNIGNDNKTPKNVNTYWNMFKDDILMRIGNQKICYIKIYGAKARNNYSIGELRINDVNIPELSNKMNEYVKTWEETDFASDKQFFFLVQDDETYTPYPHTDEEIMNYVQEYANIVLNSEETEDYYDKLGDLAENLTKDYSLASDLFLFLPEICADNEFYNELHSGERVNFHFKTSDCLVYKTQLYTYHLIGGYLFELFKSGVFNGKENELYARFINMSAGYSIYSQVKADYEKKNQKLENFEVNISFNVDDNYEIR, from the coding sequence ATGGACAAAGAATTGAAATCACGATTAAAAAGATTACGCAGTGAAGAAAAGTATAATGATATAATAGAATTAATACTTTCATTGCCTGATGAAAAAGTAGATGATTTTGTACTTAATATGCTTTATTTGGCTTTAGAGATTCAATTATCTAATATGCATAATGAAGCTAGGCATCATGATATAGTTAAATTTATATTAGCTATTCCTAAGAAATATTTAAATGATGATGTTAAGGGTATTCTTGCCGTAGCATATAACAATACTGGTAAATTTGATTCAGCAATAGAGGTTTTGAATTCGCTTTCTGAGGAAACTAGAAATCATCATACTTGGTTTTATAAAATTTCTTATGCTTATTTAGGAAAATGCGACAGAGATAATTCTACTAAATATATAGAAAGGGCTATATATACTCTTGAAATGAATAAAGATAATATAAGCGAAGATGAATATAATCATTATAATGAGATTTATAATAGATTAAAAAAAGAAATAACTAAAGATGCTTTGCATTATGAGGCTAATAGTGTTAATGCTGATGATACTGATGCTGTTATAAAAGATATAGCTTCTATACTGCCTGATGATATTGAGCATGAAATAATAGAAGGAAGCATAGTTATAAAGAAATGGAATATATTGATAAATGCCAATATTGATAACTTAACAGATGAAAGTGCTGTGATTAATTATTATATATCAAGTCCCAATTGGGATAGAAATATATTTGAATGCTGTGCAAGTACTGGAAAAGACACTAATGCTGCTATAGGAATTTCTAATGGAAGTTTTGTATTTGGCATAATGACAGGTATAAAAGCTATGAATGAAGGGAACCTTCTTGATGAAGCAGAAACTGAGTTTGCTGGTAAAAAGCATAAATGGAAAGTGTATACAAGCAATCTTGTTAATATAGGAAATGATAATAAAACTCCTAAGAATGTTAATACTTATTGGAACATGTTTAAAGATGATATATTAATGAGAATAGGAAATCAGAAAATTTGCTACATAAAAATATATGGAGCAAAAGCAAGAAATAATTATTCTATTGGGGAGCTTCGCATAAATGATGTTAATATACCAGAACTTTCTAATAAAATGAACGAGTATGTAAAAACTTGGGAAGAAACAGATTTTGCTTCAGATAAGCAGTTTTTCTTTTTAGTTCAAGATGATGAAACTTACACACCTTATCCGCATACTGATGAAGAGATTATGAATTATGTTCAAGAGTATGCAAATATAGTTCTTAATTCAGAGGAGACAGAAGATTATTATGATAAACTTGGAGATTTAGCTGAAAACTTAACTAAAGATTATAGTCTTGCTTCAGATTTATTTTTATTCCTGCCTGAAATTTGTGCTGATAATGAATTTTATAATGAGCTTCATTCAGGGGAAAGGGTAAATTTCCATTTCAAAACAAGTGATTGTTTAGTTTATAAAACACAGCTTTATACTTATCATTTGATAGGGGGATATCTTTTTGAGCTTTTTAAAAGCGGGGTTTTTAATGGAAAAGAAAACGAGTTATATGCAAGATTCATAAATATGAGTGCAGGATACAGCATATATTCTCAGGTTAAAGCGGATTATGAAAAGAAAAATCAGAAGCTTGAAAATTTTGAAGTGAATATTAGTTTTAATGTAGATGATAATTATGAGATTAGATAA